A region of Streptomyces sp. NBC_01267 DNA encodes the following proteins:
- a CDS encoding GNAT family N-acetyltransferase codes for MSTELKVLRREDWGTWYAGLELAFGGVDESPEERRLFEELTEYDRSVGAWDGDRCVGTSGAFSFRLSVPGGAFVPAAGVTMVSVAATHRRRGILTSMMRRQLDDVRALGEPLAVLTASEPEIYGRFGYGAATWQLTAEIDTSRVKLTVPRGTDAVRLRFAPPEDAAEECEAVYLRSVGSRPGMPARLPGWERLPLLDPPAGREGASRLQCVVAERDGEVVGYVRFHNKPEWDAAGPEGVIVLKDMAALDPAAYAALWRFLFDVDLTSTVRVQNRPVDDPWLSLVSDVRRCGLSRRDSLHVRLVDVGAALEARTYQRPVDVVLDVEDVFCPWNSGHWRLTGDAKGASCVRTDDAADLALSVKELGAAYLGGTALSALAGAGLVQELRPGALAEASLAFGSDVAPWLPHGF; via the coding sequence ATGAGTACAGAGCTGAAGGTACTGCGCCGGGAAGACTGGGGCACCTGGTATGCAGGGTTGGAACTCGCCTTCGGCGGGGTCGACGAATCTCCCGAGGAGCGCAGGCTCTTCGAGGAACTCACCGAGTACGACCGGTCCGTCGGCGCCTGGGACGGCGACCGGTGCGTGGGGACGTCGGGGGCGTTCAGCTTCCGGCTCTCGGTTCCCGGGGGCGCGTTCGTACCCGCGGCGGGCGTGACCATGGTCAGTGTCGCGGCGACGCACCGGCGGCGCGGCATTCTGACCTCCATGATGCGGCGGCAGTTGGACGACGTACGGGCGCTGGGTGAGCCGCTGGCCGTGCTGACCGCCTCGGAGCCCGAGATCTACGGCCGGTTCGGATACGGCGCCGCCACCTGGCAGTTGACGGCCGAGATCGACACCTCGCGGGTGAAGCTGACGGTTCCGCGGGGCACCGACGCGGTGCGGCTGCGGTTCGCGCCGCCCGAGGACGCCGCCGAGGAGTGCGAGGCGGTGTATCTGCGGTCGGTCGGCTCGCGGCCCGGAATGCCCGCGCGGCTGCCGGGCTGGGAGCGGTTGCCGCTCCTCGACCCGCCCGCCGGGCGCGAGGGTGCTTCGCGGTTGCAGTGTGTCGTGGCCGAGCGGGACGGCGAGGTGGTGGGTTATGTCCGCTTCCACAACAAGCCCGAGTGGGACGCGGCCGGTCCCGAGGGCGTGATCGTGCTGAAGGACATGGCGGCGCTGGATCCTGCGGCGTACGCGGCGCTGTGGCGCTTCCTCTTCGACGTCGATCTGACGTCGACCGTGCGGGTGCAGAACCGGCCGGTGGACGACCCCTGGCTGTCGCTGGTCTCCGACGTCAGGCGTTGCGGGCTGTCCCGGCGCGACTCGCTGCACGTCCGGCTGGTGGACGTCGGGGCCGCGCTCGAAGCCCGTACGTATCAGCGGCCGGTGGACGTGGTGCTGGATGTGGAGGACGTCTTCTGCCCCTGGAACAGCGGGCATTGGCGGCTGACCGGGGACGCGAAGGGCGCGTCCTGCGTACGGACCGACGACGCGGCCGATCTCGCGCTGTCCGTCAAGGAGTTGGGCGCCGCGTACCTCGGCGGGACGGCGCTGTCCGCGCTCGCGGGTGCCGGGCTGGTACAGGAGCTGCGGCCCGGTGCGCTGGCCGAGGCGTCGCTCGCCTTCGGGTCCGACGTCGCGCCGTGGCTGCCGCACGGCTTCTGA
- a CDS encoding Fpg/Nei family DNA glycosylase, which produces MPEGHTIHRLAADHSERFGGRPVRASSPQGKFSGSAALVDGRVMEATEAHGKHLFLGFGASGWIHIHLGLIGKLRFGDTPAPPPTETVRLRLVNDDAYADLRGPATCALITDGEKQAIHDRLGPDPLRPEDSADQAWPRISRSRTSVAALLMDQKVIAGVGNVYRAEVLFRHGIDPYRAGKDLTRAEWDAVWADLVALMREGVRNNRIDTVRPEHTPEEMGRAPRVDDHGGEVYVYRRAGLPCHRCGTEIRTAPLAARNLFWCPDCQQR; this is translated from the coding sequence GTGCCCGAGGGCCACACGATCCACCGACTGGCCGCCGACCACTCCGAGAGGTTCGGCGGCCGGCCTGTGCGTGCGTCCAGCCCGCAGGGGAAGTTCTCCGGCAGCGCGGCGCTCGTCGACGGGCGGGTCATGGAGGCCACCGAGGCACACGGCAAGCACCTGTTCCTTGGCTTCGGCGCGAGCGGCTGGATCCATATCCACCTGGGCCTGATCGGCAAGCTGCGGTTCGGCGACACCCCGGCGCCGCCGCCCACCGAAACGGTCCGCCTCCGCCTCGTCAACGACGACGCGTACGCGGACCTGCGCGGCCCGGCCACCTGCGCCCTGATCACCGACGGCGAGAAGCAGGCGATTCACGACCGCCTGGGCCCCGACCCGCTCCGCCCCGAGGACTCCGCCGACCAGGCCTGGCCCCGGATCTCCCGCTCCCGTACGAGCGTGGCCGCCCTGCTCATGGACCAGAAGGTGATCGCGGGCGTCGGCAACGTCTACCGCGCCGAGGTCCTCTTCCGGCACGGCATCGACCCGTACCGGGCGGGCAAGGACCTGACCCGCGCCGAATGGGACGCGGTCTGGGCCGACCTCGTCGCCCTGATGCGCGAGGGCGTACGGAACAACCGCATCGACACCGTGCGCCCCGAGCACACCCCCGAGGAGATGGGCCGCGCGCCGCGGGTCGACGACCACGGCGGCGAGGTGTACGTCTACCGCCGGGCCGGCCTGCCCTGCCACCGGTGCGGCACCGAGATCCGCACCGCCCCGCTCGCCGCCCGCAACCTCTTCTGGTGCCCGGACTGCCAGCAGCGGTAG
- a CDS encoding ABC transporter ATP-binding protein produces MGLRRSNRQAGPDDPRTAVVPGTDWAVELRGVRRRYGRGSSVVHALRGIDLALPRAGFTAVMGPSGSGKSTFLQCAAGLDRPTEGSVRLGGTEITGMSENKLTALRRSRIGFVFQAFNLLPSLTVEQNVLLPMRLAGVHQDRDRAAGLLAKVGLEGKGKRRPGELSGGQQQRVAIARALVTEPDVVFADEPTGALDTTTAAEVLNLLRGAVDTLGATVVMVTHDPAAAAYADSVLFLADGEIADSLPRASATQIAARMKALTAPVYAGAAA; encoded by the coding sequence ATGGGGCTGCGACGCAGCAATCGGCAGGCCGGGCCGGACGACCCTCGTACAGCGGTCGTCCCGGGCACCGACTGGGCCGTGGAGCTGCGCGGCGTCCGCCGCAGGTACGGGCGCGGCAGCTCCGTCGTCCACGCCCTGCGCGGGATCGACCTCGCCCTCCCGCGTGCCGGTTTCACCGCGGTGATGGGCCCGTCAGGATCGGGCAAGTCGACGTTCCTCCAGTGCGCGGCGGGCCTCGACCGTCCCACCGAGGGCTCCGTACGGCTCGGCGGCACCGAGATCACCGGCATGAGCGAGAACAAGCTCACCGCCCTGCGCCGCTCCCGCATCGGCTTCGTCTTCCAGGCGTTCAACCTGCTGCCCTCGCTCACCGTCGAGCAGAACGTCCTGCTCCCGATGCGCCTCGCGGGTGTCCACCAGGACCGGGACCGGGCCGCCGGACTCCTCGCGAAGGTCGGCCTCGAAGGCAAGGGCAAGCGCCGCCCCGGCGAACTCTCCGGCGGTCAGCAGCAGCGCGTCGCCATCGCCCGCGCGCTCGTCACCGAGCCGGACGTCGTCTTCGCCGACGAGCCGACCGGCGCCCTGGACACCACCACGGCGGCCGAGGTGCTGAACCTGCTGCGCGGCGCGGTCGACACCCTCGGCGCGACGGTCGTGATGGTGACCCACGACCCGGCAGCCGCCGCCTACGCGGACAGCGTCCTCTTCCTGGCGGACGGCGAGATCGCCGACAGCCTGCCGCGCGCGTCCGCCACGCAGATCGCGGCGCGCATGAAGGCCCTGACCGCGCCGGTGTACGCGGGGGCCGCAGCGTGA
- a CDS encoding biotin transporter BioY — protein MSTAAVTTRPGAVLADLLPATRTRDIALVLGGAALTGIAAQIAVPIPGSPVPVTGQTFAALLVGASLGARRGFLSLALYALVGMAGMPWFANGTSGPGGASFGYVLGMLLASSVVGALARRGGDRSVLRTAGTMVLGSAIIYAVGVPYLALTTGLSASAAVAAGLVPFLIGDALKAALAMGALPSAWKLAGRRG, from the coding sequence ATGAGTACTGCTGCCGTCACCACCCGCCCCGGAGCGGTCCTCGCCGATCTGCTTCCGGCCACCCGTACCCGCGACATCGCGCTCGTGCTCGGCGGCGCCGCGCTCACCGGTATCGCCGCGCAGATCGCCGTGCCGATCCCCGGCTCCCCGGTCCCGGTCACCGGCCAGACCTTCGCCGCGCTGCTCGTGGGCGCCTCGCTCGGCGCGCGCCGCGGTTTCCTCTCCCTCGCGCTGTACGCCCTGGTGGGCATGGCCGGAATGCCGTGGTTCGCGAACGGCACCTCGGGCCCCGGCGGTGCCTCGTTCGGATACGTCCTGGGCATGCTGCTCGCCTCGTCCGTGGTCGGCGCGCTGGCCCGCCGCGGCGGCGACCGGTCCGTCCTGCGCACCGCGGGCACCATGGTGCTCGGCTCGGCGATCATCTACGCGGTCGGCGTCCCCTACCTGGCGCTGACCACCGGCCTGTCGGCCTCCGCGGCCGTCGCCGCCGGGCTGGTCCCGTTCCTCATCGGTGACGCGCTGAAGGCGGCCCTCGCGATGGGCGCGCTGCCGAGCGCCTGGAAGCTCGCGGGCCGCCGCGGCTGA
- a CDS encoding ribose-5-phosphate isomerase — protein MRVHLGSDHAGYELKNHLVEWLTAQGHEAVDCGPHIYDAVDDYPPFCLRAAEQTAADPDSLGIVIGGSGNGEQIAANKVKGVRAVLAWSEQTAALGREHNDANVISVGGRMHTQEEAVKFIEIFLNTPYSGEERHQRRIDMLTAYEATGELPPVPAHHPKPQD, from the coding sequence ATGCGCGTGCACCTCGGTTCCGATCATGCCGGTTACGAACTCAAGAACCACCTCGTCGAGTGGCTCACCGCCCAAGGCCATGAGGCCGTGGACTGCGGTCCCCACATCTACGACGCCGTGGACGACTACCCCCCGTTCTGCCTCCGGGCCGCCGAGCAGACGGCCGCGGACCCCGACAGCCTCGGCATCGTGATCGGCGGCTCCGGCAACGGGGAGCAGATCGCGGCCAACAAGGTCAAGGGCGTACGGGCGGTGCTGGCCTGGAGCGAGCAGACCGCCGCGCTCGGCCGTGAGCACAACGACGCCAACGTGATCTCCGTCGGCGGCCGGATGCACACGCAGGAGGAGGCGGTGAAGTTCATCGAGATCTTCCTCAACACCCCGTACTCCGGCGAGGAGCGCCACCAGCGCCGCATCGACATGCTCACCGCGTACGAGGCGACCGGCGAACTCCCGCCCGTTCCGGCCCACCACCCGAAGCCGCAGGACTGA
- a CDS encoding acyltransferase family protein → MVHAPHGYQRAPLPLARETELEPPTSSQSPQRPGTAPAQTAAPGAKKQRDALFDNAKFLAIVLVATAHAWEPLMDGSRTTRALYMFVYTFHMPAFIVISGYFSRSFDMRPDRLRRLVTGVVVPYVVFETTYSLYEKWGNNDPSHEISLLDPYYLTWFLIALFIWRLTTPIWRNLRYPMTISLVIAVLAAITPNIGDDLDLQRVLQFLPFFVLGLKLKPEHFQLVQRRGARLVAVPVMLATLVFAYWAAPRMTLNWFYRGTSAQELGVSWWEGVVMALGLTACSLVLTACFLALVPRGRTWFTALGAGTLCGYLLHGLLIKTIEYAGWIDDFSWLKSPLGEVFSTLFMAAAVTLFCTPPVRRVMRFVTEPEMKWAFRPDPVATAREREKVPA, encoded by the coding sequence ATGGTTCACGCTCCACACGGATATCAGCGGGCCCCACTCCCCCTGGCGCGGGAGACGGAACTCGAACCCCCCACCTCTTCACAGTCGCCACAGAGACCCGGCACAGCCCCCGCACAGACGGCCGCCCCGGGCGCCAAGAAGCAGCGTGACGCGCTCTTCGACAACGCGAAGTTCCTGGCCATCGTGCTCGTGGCCACGGCACACGCATGGGAACCCCTGATGGACGGCAGCCGTACCACCAGGGCCCTCTACATGTTCGTCTACACCTTCCACATGCCCGCATTCATCGTCATCTCGGGATATTTCTCCCGCAGTTTCGACATGCGGCCGGACCGGCTGCGCCGGCTGGTGACGGGCGTCGTCGTGCCGTACGTGGTCTTCGAGACCACGTACTCGCTCTACGAGAAGTGGGGCAACAACGACCCCTCGCACGAGATCAGCCTGCTCGACCCGTACTACCTGACCTGGTTCCTGATCGCCCTCTTCATCTGGCGGCTGACCACACCGATCTGGCGCAATCTGCGCTATCCGATGACCATTTCACTCGTGATCGCGGTGCTCGCGGCGATCACGCCGAACATCGGCGACGACCTGGATCTCCAGCGGGTCCTGCAGTTCCTGCCGTTCTTCGTCCTGGGCCTGAAGCTGAAGCCCGAACACTTCCAGCTGGTGCAGCGCCGCGGTGCGCGGCTGGTGGCCGTGCCGGTCATGCTCGCCACGCTGGTGTTCGCGTACTGGGCGGCGCCCCGGATGACGCTCAACTGGTTCTACCGGGGCACCAGCGCCCAGGAGCTGGGCGTCTCGTGGTGGGAAGGGGTCGTCATGGCTCTCGGTCTCACCGCCTGCTCGCTGGTGCTGACCGCCTGCTTCCTGGCCTTGGTGCCGCGGGGCAGGACCTGGTTCACCGCGTTGGGCGCGGGCACGCTCTGCGGCTATCTGCTGCACGGACTGCTGATCAAGACCATCGAGTACGCCGGCTGGATCGACGACTTCAGCTGGCTGAAGAGCCCGCTCGGCGAGGTGTTCTCGACCCTGTTCATGGCAGCGGCCGTGACGCTCTTCTGCACTCCGCCGGTACGGCGGGTGATGCGCTTCGTGACCGAGCCCGAGATGAAGTGGGCCTTCCGGCCCGACCCGGTGGCGACCGCCCGTGAGCGCGAGAAGGTCCCCGCCTGA
- a CDS encoding ABC transporter permease encodes MSRTPNGLARAAIRFRPSGFAGTFIALMAAALIVSACGILLQTGVLATVPPARYAGAPVVAAADQQSHVKATQSPVPDRARLDNALVRKAASVPGAAKAIPDLTFPVHRTAAAADRTAGPLTAHGWGSTAFTGTRLSAGAAPRTGEVVMGADAAVGDRITLDTAAGEREFTVSGLTDAAGTVWFGDAQAQSLSGHPGRVDAIVVLPRPGTTTDALADQVGHALGTQAQVRTGTDRGAVEDPTLAYAKEALTGIGGSFGGIATLVAIFTAAGTVALSVGQRRREFALLRAIGATPRQLRRTVATEALLVAPVAGALGCLPGIALASWWFGQLKEKGAIPQAVELTVSWLPLTVATGAACVTALLAGYCAARRPSKIKPGLALAESAVERLRPGLIRTPLGVAALVGGFVLAGLAASESGENAANTALGVVMLFMLAVALLGPLIARLCAGLIGFPLRAGGAAASLAAANSRTHARRLSSAITPIVLAMAFSSVLVFMHTSEDRVAAHQLRDGITADHVVSAPAGLPSGAVDRAKSTAGVSTAVSVLHTSVLVPIGSGDGAYLESASAQGVSGRGHDLARVQDLGVRAGSLDALGHGTVAVDASLAAAAHVRTGDRLHLRLPDGTPAAPRVVAVYGRGIGLPQLTLPQAELTAHVTSPFATELLVRSSTRAAAGLAGLGQVTTKDGYATAQGLDRQLNAWANTTMAVVLGGFAAVAAANTLVMTVLDRRRELSVLRLIGSTRRQVMGMIRWEALLVALAGIALGTAIALATLIPMMKGLTGEGPYIPPLVYGSFAAGVVALGLTSTLLPARAVVRR; translated from the coding sequence ATGTCCCGCACCCCCAACGGTCTCGCCCGCGCGGCCATCCGCTTCCGCCCCTCCGGTTTCGCCGGCACCTTCATCGCGCTGATGGCAGCCGCGCTGATCGTCTCCGCCTGCGGAATCCTGCTGCAGACCGGAGTACTGGCCACCGTCCCGCCCGCACGGTACGCGGGCGCCCCCGTGGTCGCCGCCGCCGACCAGCAGTCGCACGTCAAGGCCACGCAGTCGCCGGTCCCGGACAGGGCACGACTCGACAACGCCCTGGTACGGAAGGCCGCTTCGGTCCCCGGCGCCGCGAAGGCGATCCCCGACCTCACCTTTCCGGTCCACCGGACCGCAGCCGCAGCGGACCGCACGGCCGGCCCGCTGACCGCCCACGGCTGGGGCTCCACCGCCTTCACCGGCACCCGGCTGTCGGCGGGCGCCGCACCCCGTACCGGCGAAGTGGTGATGGGGGCGGACGCCGCGGTCGGTGACCGGATCACGCTCGACACGGCAGCGGGGGAGCGGGAGTTCACCGTTTCCGGCCTCACCGACGCAGCCGGCACCGTCTGGTTCGGTGACGCGCAGGCGCAGTCGCTCTCCGGCCACCCCGGCCGGGTCGACGCCATCGTCGTCCTGCCCCGGCCCGGGACCACCACCGACGCCCTCGCCGACCAGGTCGGACACGCCCTGGGCACGCAGGCCCAGGTCCGTACCGGCACCGACCGGGGCGCCGTCGAGGACCCCACCCTGGCGTACGCCAAGGAGGCCCTCACCGGCATCGGCGGCTCCTTCGGCGGCATCGCCACCCTGGTGGCGATCTTCACCGCGGCCGGTACGGTCGCTCTCTCCGTAGGCCAGCGCCGTCGGGAGTTCGCCCTGCTGCGGGCGATCGGCGCGACCCCGCGCCAGCTCCGGCGCACCGTCGCCACCGAGGCCCTGCTGGTCGCGCCGGTCGCGGGTGCGCTGGGCTGCCTGCCCGGCATCGCCCTGGCGTCCTGGTGGTTCGGGCAGCTGAAGGAGAAGGGCGCAATTCCGCAGGCCGTCGAACTGACCGTGTCCTGGCTCCCGCTCACCGTCGCCACCGGCGCCGCCTGCGTCACCGCGCTGCTGGCGGGCTACTGCGCGGCGCGCCGTCCCTCGAAGATCAAGCCGGGGCTGGCGCTGGCCGAGTCCGCCGTGGAGCGGCTGCGCCCGGGACTGATCCGGACGCCGCTGGGCGTCGCGGCGCTCGTCGGAGGCTTCGTCCTCGCCGGGCTGGCCGCATCGGAGTCGGGGGAGAACGCGGCCAACACCGCACTCGGTGTGGTCATGCTCTTCATGCTGGCGGTGGCCCTGCTCGGCCCGCTGATCGCCCGGCTCTGCGCGGGGCTCATCGGCTTCCCGCTCCGCGCGGGCGGCGCCGCGGCCTCGCTGGCCGCGGCCAATTCCCGTACCCATGCCCGCAGGCTCTCCTCCGCCATCACCCCGATCGTCCTCGCGATGGCCTTCTCGTCGGTGCTGGTCTTCATGCACACCAGCGAGGACCGGGTGGCGGCCCACCAGCTGCGGGACGGCATCACCGCCGATCACGTCGTCTCGGCGCCCGCGGGCCTGCCGTCCGGCGCGGTGGACCGGGCGAAGTCGACCGCAGGCGTGTCCACGGCCGTCTCCGTGCTGCACACCTCCGTACTGGTACCGATCGGCTCGGGCGACGGCGCCTACCTGGAGAGCGCGTCGGCGCAGGGCGTCTCCGGCCGGGGCCACGACCTGGCCAGGGTCCAGGACCTCGGTGTGCGCGCCGGATCGCTGGACGCGCTGGGCCACGGCACGGTGGCGGTCGACGCCTCCCTCGCCGCCGCGGCCCACGTACGGACCGGCGACCGCCTGCACCTGCGCCTGCCGGACGGCACCCCGGCGGCCCCCCGGGTCGTCGCGGTGTACGGCCGGGGCATCGGCCTGCCCCAGCTGACGCTCCCGCAGGCGGAGTTGACCGCGCACGTCACCTCGCCGTTCGCGACGGAACTCCTCGTACGGTCGTCCACGCGGGCAGCGGCCGGGCTCGCGGGGCTGGGCCAGGTCACCACCAAGGACGGCTACGCCACGGCGCAGGGTCTCGACCGGCAGCTGAACGCCTGGGCCAACACCACCATGGCGGTGGTACTCGGCGGGTTCGCCGCGGTCGCCGCGGCCAACACCCTGGTGATGACGGTTCTCGACCGCCGCCGTGAACTCTCCGTGCTCCGGCTGATCGGCTCCACCCGCCGCCAGGTCATGGGCATGATCCGCTGGGAGGCCCTGCTGGTCGCGCTGGCCGGGATCGCGCTCGGCACCGCGATCGCGCTCGCGACGCTGATCCCGATGATGAAGGGCCTCACCGGAGAGGGCCCGTACATCCCACCGCTGGTGTACGGATCGTTCGCCGCGGGCGTGGTGGCCCTGGGCCTGACGTCGACACTGCTCCCGGCCAGGGCGGTCGTCCGCCGCTGA
- a CDS encoding PP2C family protein-serine/threonine phosphatase translates to MAGGVGEESVTARMRKSLHRARIGLRRSGVDYFRGDGSDWIALAGLMLTVPALACGTVLTPVWCSPSILVLPIVAGGLLLRPASLLALYAAAAAALIVESVALGPYTDGTAQVTPGTVLTVAACGLFGLLIAQFRSRVGVPWRRGGTMLFDLRERIRVQSKLPRLPQGWHREMALRPAGGQSFSGDFVVAARTSGGRTLEVVLTDVSGKGMDAGSRALLLSGAFGGLLGSLPPHDFLPAANGYLLRQDWDEGFATSIHLVLDLDSGDYELLSAGHLPALQLHAGSGRWEEKSGEGPLLGVYDGAEFDPAKGSLGPGDVLMLFTDGLVEAPDRDISEGIDRLSGEADRYVPTGFEGAAWHLIEAVAKDVNDDRALLLICRDADSGPML, encoded by the coding sequence ATGGCCGGTGGCGTCGGAGAAGAATCAGTCACGGCCCGGATGCGGAAGTCCCTGCACCGGGCCCGCATCGGGCTGCGCAGATCAGGCGTCGACTACTTCAGGGGCGACGGCTCGGACTGGATCGCCCTGGCCGGGCTGATGCTGACCGTCCCGGCGCTCGCCTGCGGGACCGTCCTCACGCCCGTGTGGTGCTCCCCCTCGATCCTGGTCCTGCCCATCGTGGCCGGGGGACTGCTGCTGCGCCCCGCGAGCCTGCTCGCGCTGTACGCGGCGGCGGCTGCCGCCCTCATCGTCGAATCGGTCGCGCTCGGCCCGTACACCGACGGCACCGCCCAGGTCACCCCCGGCACGGTCCTCACGGTGGCCGCCTGCGGTCTCTTCGGCCTGCTCATCGCGCAGTTCCGCAGCCGGGTCGGGGTGCCGTGGCGGCGCGGCGGGACCATGCTCTTCGACCTGCGCGAACGCATCCGGGTGCAGAGCAAACTGCCCCGGCTGCCACAGGGCTGGCACCGCGAGATGGCGCTGCGCCCCGCAGGCGGCCAGTCCTTCTCGGGCGACTTCGTGGTGGCCGCACGCACCAGCGGCGGACGCACCCTGGAGGTCGTCCTCACGGACGTCTCGGGCAAGGGGATGGACGCGGGCTCCCGCGCCCTGCTGCTGTCGGGCGCGTTCGGCGGCCTGCTCGGCTCACTGCCGCCGCACGACTTCCTGCCGGCCGCCAACGGCTACCTCCTCCGCCAGGACTGGGACGAAGGATTCGCCACCTCGATCCACCTGGTCCTCGACCTGGACTCCGGCGACTACGAACTCCTCTCCGCGGGCCACCTCCCCGCGCTCCAGCTCCACGCGGGCAGTGGCCGCTGGGAGGAGAAGTCCGGCGAGGGCCCGCTGCTGGGTGTCTACGACGGCGCCGAGTTCGACCCGGCCAAGGGCTCGCTGGGCCCCGGTGACGTACTGATGCTCTTCACGGACGGCCTGGTCGAGGCCCCGGACCGGGACATCAGCGAGGGCATCGACCGGTTGTCGGGGGAGGCCGACCGGTATGTGCCGACCGGCTTCGAGGGCGCCGCGTGGCATCTGATCGAGGCGGTGGCGAAGGACGTGAACGACGACCGGGCGCTGCTGCTGATCTGCCGGGACGCGGATTCGGGGCCGATGCTCTGA
- a CDS encoding amino acid permease: MSAAPPSRVAERSPDGGSPDGLQAGLKNRHLSMIAIGGVIGAGLFVGSGAGINAAGPGILLSYALTGLLVVLVMRMLGEMAAADPVSGSFSTYADRALGRWAGFTIGWLYWFFWAVVLAVEATAAATILTGWVPAIPQWAWALLVMLVLTGTNLVSVGSFGEFEFWFAGIKVVSIIAFIVIGLLAVFGLPPGGDAVGMSNLTGHGGFLPNGPGAILSGMLLVVFSFMGSEIVTLAAAESPNPVQAVRKAVNSVIWRIALFYIGSIFVIVTLLPWDSKAVSTSPYVAVLDSLDIPGAGTIMDVVVLTAVLSCLNSGLYTASRMAFSLGQRGDAPKAFASVNKGRVPAVAIWASVAFGFVAVFFNYIAKATVFQFLLNSSGAVALFVWLVICFSQLKMRRRIERESPELLTVRMWLYPYLTWATIGLILFVVGYMLYDTEGRKQMLLSVLVGALVMVVALVRDRRRKTEAPSAADVSP, encoded by the coding sequence ATGAGTGCTGCACCTCCTTCGCGGGTCGCTGAGAGATCGCCCGACGGCGGCTCCCCGGACGGACTCCAGGCCGGCCTGAAGAACCGCCATCTCTCGATGATCGCCATCGGCGGCGTGATCGGTGCGGGGCTCTTCGTCGGTTCGGGGGCCGGGATCAATGCCGCGGGCCCCGGCATTCTGCTCTCGTACGCGCTGACCGGGCTGCTCGTCGTCCTGGTGATGCGGATGCTGGGCGAGATGGCCGCGGCGGATCCGGTCTCCGGGTCGTTCTCCACGTACGCGGACCGGGCGCTCGGCCGGTGGGCGGGGTTCACCATCGGCTGGCTCTACTGGTTCTTCTGGGCGGTGGTCCTCGCGGTCGAGGCGACAGCCGCCGCGACCATCCTGACCGGGTGGGTCCCCGCGATACCTCAGTGGGCGTGGGCGCTCCTGGTGATGCTGGTGCTGACCGGCACCAACCTGGTCTCGGTCGGGTCCTTCGGTGAATTCGAATTCTGGTTCGCCGGGATCAAGGTCGTCTCGATCATTGCCTTCATCGTGATCGGCCTGCTCGCCGTCTTCGGTCTGCCGCCGGGCGGTGACGCGGTCGGGATGAGCAATCTGACCGGGCACGGCGGATTCCTGCCGAACGGGCCCGGCGCGATCCTCTCCGGGATGCTGCTGGTCGTCTTCTCCTTCATGGGCTCGGAGATCGTGACCCTGGCCGCCGCCGAGTCGCCCAACCCGGTGCAGGCCGTCCGCAAGGCGGTCAACAGCGTGATCTGGCGGATCGCGCTCTTCTACATCGGCTCGATCTTCGTCATCGTCACGCTGCTGCCGTGGGACTCCAAGGCCGTCTCGACCAGCCCGTACGTCGCGGTGCTCGACTCGCTGGACATCCCCGGGGCGGGCACGATCATGGACGTCGTGGTGCTGACCGCGGTGCTCTCCTGCCTCAACTCCGGTCTGTACACGGCCTCCCGGATGGCCTTCTCGCTGGGCCAGCGCGGTGACGCGCCGAAGGCGTTCGCCTCGGTCAACAAGGGCCGGGTGCCCGCCGTGGCCATCTGGGCGTCCGTCGCGTTCGGCTTCGTCGCGGTGTTCTTCAACTACATCGCCAAGGCCACCGTCTTCCAGTTCCTGCTGAACTCCTCGGGCGCGGTGGCCCTCTTCGTGTGGCTGGTCATCTGCTTCTCGCAGTTGAAAATGCGCCGCAGGATCGAGCGGGAGAGCCCGGAGCTGCTGACCGTACGGATGTGGCTGTACCCGTATCTGACCTGGGCGACGATCGGCCTGATCCTGTTCGTGGTCGGCTACATGCTGTACGACACCGAGGGGCGCAAGCAGATGCTGCTCTCGGTGCTGGTCGGCGCGCTGGTCATGGTGGTCGCGCTGGTGCGGGACCGGCGGCGGAAGACCGAGGCGCCGAGCGCGGCGGACGTCAGCCCCTGA